The genomic stretch AGGATGGTGGACTGAATCTGTATGGGTTTGTGAAGAATGATTCTGTTAATATTATAGACTTATTCGGTATGGATGCTGTTATGATTTTGTGGCAATCTAACGATGATGCTAACTTTGAAGCGGCCGCGCTATCGAAGCAGAAGGAGTTGGAAGAGAGCGGTGACTCTGTATTTGTTGCGAGTTATTCAGGATCAATTGGTGTAGGAACGGAGGTTTTATATGTTTATTCACATGGAAATGAATCAGGCCCTACGGGGTATGGTCTTGGGTCTGGCGAAATGACTATAAATGGAATACCTAATTCTCCAGAGGAATATAATGATTTTGAAGATATAAGCAAGTCAATTCATTTCATGGGATGTAATATCGGTCGGGATTATGATCTTCAATCACCGGGCAATCAATCTTTTGCCCAATTTCTAGCGGACTATCTTACCTCAAAAGGAAAAACTGTAACAGTTTGGGCCGCAACGACTGGTACACACGAAAAATTATCTTCCCCGTCAGGAAAATATTCGGCTTCGAAATTACGTAGCCTGCTAAATGGCCCCAAATATAAATGGGAAGCTGCTATAAAATGTGGTGATCTAAAGGTAGAATATACTCCGCTGAATGGCTCATATATTTCATTTTAAAGGTAATGAACATGCTTAAAAAGACATGTATTTGTTGTTTGTTTTTTATTGGTTGCAGCTACAGTTTTGCAAAAGGAGCAGTAGATATTAAAACTGAGACGTTGGCGGCATACAAAGCTTATAAAGCGCACAAAATGGGAAAGCCAACTGCCAATTTAAAAGAAAAACATGTGGAATATGCTGGATGTGCCGGTGACACCAGTAAGTTTGAATGTGCCTATCAAGTCAAAGTTGTTGTTCATTATAGTAAAGGTGGCTTAGCTGGTAGTTGTGAGTACATTGATAACGATACAAAATTCGAGTTCCGTGGATTTATAGATGATAATAGTAATTTAGTTTTTTCAGAATATCTGAACAATGGTAACTTAAACTACCAGTTTTATGGTATCCATGATGCATCAGGAATTAAGGGGGTGTGGTCCAAAGGAAACGAAAAAAAACAGTTTGTTATGAACGTAACATCAATTGATTGATTTGCATTTCGGCTTGGAGTCAAGGAGAGTATGCTTTTTTTGAGTTCTCGGTAACACAAGCTGTTTTTCTCTGAATAAAAGGGGTCGGAGTCAAATTAAATCTAATTTTGCTCTGACCCCATTTATCACCATTTATCACTTTGCGGAAGTACATTGAAAAACTTCGGAATATTAAGATTCCTAAAGGAAACTGACAATGCGCTACCTTTTATTTTTTTTATTAGTTATAAATGGATCCGGGTGCTCTGGAGCTGACGTTAAAACTATATCGATCTACGATGGTGATAAAAAACCATTGCCTGATGCTCTAATAATTGTGTCTGAGCAACGTATGTTGCCAATTGGAAAAAACAAAAAATATATCTTAAAGAGTGATGAGTCAGGGAAGGCAAAAATATCTATACGTTGTTTAGTCAATATCATTGCAGGAAAAAGACCCTTCTATCTTTCAGGGACAACAGCTAATCCTGATTCAGGGATAATAAATCTGTCTTTAACGCATCAATATGATAAGGATAATGTGAAAGGAGTAGTTGATCTTGTTGAAATAAAGACGGGTAAATCAATATTTATGAAGCAAGATAGTAAACTGTGGGATGAATGGGAATCCTATATCAGTTATTTAGAAACAACAGGATATTTTGATAGTGTGAAAAGTAAGGACTGGTTTATTGATGAGGTTCGGTAGAAATCAATCGCCGAGACCATGAGTGAAGATATCCACGGCAATGAGACTGTCTCGTCGCGGTATATCAACCGGGCCTCACATACAGTTACGGAATCAATAGGGTCGGAGTCAAATTAAATCTAATTTTGCTCTGACCCCATTTATCATTATTATGAATTTTTTTATGACATTCTGTTGCACGACGCTTTCCTTGCTGTTGTTATGCGGAGAGGCATTTGCCGTTAATAATATTGAGTTTCTGGATAAGGAGCTTATTCAAGATCTGAACCACGCTATTTATGAGATCGTCACCCCGAAACTGGAAGCCGACAAGGTAACCTATGCCAGAAAGCTGCCCTTTGAAAAGTTGGGTTATGTTCAGAGAAACGAGAAATATCACAGCATAGGGACGGCTTTTTTCATTAATGAAAAAGAACTGATGACCGCAGAGCACGTTTTGGGCCTGAGGTATTTTTCGCTGCACAGAGATTTTTTTATCCGCGATAGAGACGACCGGATTTATCCGGTGAATACAGTACGGAAATGTTCGACCCGTCGAGATATGTTGGTTTTTGATTTGAAGGAATATCCGGAGAAAATTACCCCGCTGCATTTTAATCGACAGGTTGAGGTCGGCGATACAGTTTTCTCTGTGGGCAATACTCTGGGGGAGGGCATAGCCTATCGGGCCGGGCAGGTGGCCTCGTTCACCCCTGAATGGGACTACGGAGAATGGCAGGATATTCGTTTTTCCTCCCCGTCATCTCCGGGAAACAGCGGCGGGCCACTGCTGAACACGGAGGGAGAGGTCATTGGGGTGATTGTTAAAGGTAACCGGAGTGAAAATTATAACGTTGCTGTCCCTATCAGTGAAGCGGATAATCTGGGGGACAAGGCGGAATTTCACTCCCGCAATGTTACCGAGAGAATCCCAGGCGCTGCTGCGTCATTCAGCAGAGACTTGGCCTATACGACTTCCTTACCTGCAACAGTTCCTGAACTTGCCGGTCAGGCTCAGGATGCTCTGAGTGCTTTTCATAGAACCCTACGTAAGGAGCTGAGAGCGCAGGTCCGGGAAAAGAATTTTCCCGGCGGAAAGCGGTTTCGTTATTATCTCAGGAGTCAGCCTGCTCTTTACGGGCTTGCTGCTGTAACTCCTGATAGCAGTTTTAGAAAATGGACAGCGCAGCAGGTGGAACTGGCAAAAGAACCTCTTGCGGAAGGACAGAATATTTTTCATGGCCCTCTTCGTCAGGTGGGTCGTTTTTATCCTCCTGCGTATTCTGATATGATGGTGATTGCGGAAAAATCGGAAGGGGTTGATCTGAAGACGTTTCTGGATTCTCCGGCTATGATTCTGGAGACAGTGTTTAGCGCTGTCCCCTATTTTCGCTATATCGGGTGGGAGAGAGTGCCGGTCACCAGTCTGGGCGAGCCGGAGAGCACCGAGACCTGGCGCGACAAGCTGGGCAGGAGATGGACTTCTTCTCTCTGGTATGTTCCTTATGCGAATGATTTTCTGTACAGCAGTTGCCTTCCCTCCCCTGGTGGGGCGGTCTGTACAATGAAGAGTAGATGGGCTGGCCTGCTCACACGAGATTACATTGTTGCTTCCCGTGAATCATGCGACGAATTGGTTGTCGGCTATAAGGGTAGTCTTAACGATTGGGAGGAGTATCTTGCCCTTGGTAAGGAGTATTTGCCCGTCTTTTTTCAGCAGGCTGAAATTAGCCACAAGGATGATCGGGTCAGAATTGGGTTGAAAGATTTTCAGATCGATTTTAAGGATCCAGAAGTCACCGATGACTCAAGTCTGCGCGTACATCTTGGCTATGCCAATGATCAGCTCCTTGCAGAGGATCTGGTACAGTTCTCGTTGTTTCCCGGAAAGGGGAGTCCGGCCTCTTACAGTGTTCGCCCGTTTTTTGAACCGGGCCCCTTTAGTGCTGATGCCTATGTTAACACCTGGAAAGAGACTATCTCCGGTACCGGTGATTTCTCCGGGAAAAAGCTTGCCCGAGGAGATCAGTTTATTATCCGGAAAACCGCCCAGAAGACGAAAAAAACGATCTCAGCCCCAGATGATCAAAAATTGGAAAAGATCTTCACTGTCAGCTGCACTTATAAGGATTCCATAGCAGAAGATGAGGATGTCGAGCAGGATTGCGAGCGTTTTTTTCAGAGTGTCGATTTCATCGACAAGTAAGACATTTTCTTCATGCGGATGAGTTTTGA from Candidatus Electrothrix communis encodes the following:
- a CDS encoding RHS repeat-associated core domain-containing protein; this translates as MIDIADGSVAAAYEYAPFGGLTSAMGTYAATNPFRFSSKYADDVTGLYYYGYRYYSPELGRWLSRDPIGEDGGLNLYGFVKNDSVNIIDLFGMDAVMILWQSNDDANFEAAALSKQKELEESGDSVFVASYSGSIGVGTEVLYVYSHGNESGPTGYGLGSGEMTINGIPNSPEEYNDFEDISKSIHFMGCNIGRDYDLQSPGNQSFAQFLADYLTSKGKTVTVWAATTGTHEKLSSPSGKYSASKLRSLLNGPKYKWEAAIKCGDLKVEYTPLNGSYISF
- a CDS encoding serine protease; this encodes MTFCCTTLSLLLLCGEAFAVNNIEFLDKELIQDLNHAIYEIVTPKLEADKVTYARKLPFEKLGYVQRNEKYHSIGTAFFINEKELMTAEHVLGLRYFSLHRDFFIRDRDDRIYPVNTVRKCSTRRDMLVFDLKEYPEKITPLHFNRQVEVGDTVFSVGNTLGEGIAYRAGQVASFTPEWDYGEWQDIRFSSPSSPGNSGGPLLNTEGEVIGVIVKGNRSENYNVAVPISEADNLGDKAEFHSRNVTERIPGAAASFSRDLAYTTSLPATVPELAGQAQDALSAFHRTLRKELRAQVREKNFPGGKRFRYYLRSQPALYGLAAVTPDSSFRKWTAQQVELAKEPLAEGQNIFHGPLRQVGRFYPPAYSDMMVIAEKSEGVDLKTFLDSPAMILETVFSAVPYFRYIGWERVPVTSLGEPESTETWRDKLGRRWTSSLWYVPYANDFLYSSCLPSPGGAVCTMKSRWAGLLTRDYIVASRESCDELVVGYKGSLNDWEEYLALGKEYLPVFFQQAEISHKDDRVRIGLKDFQIDFKDPEVTDDSSLRVHLGYANDQLLAEDLVQFSLFPGKGSPASYSVRPFFEPGPFSADAYVNTWKETISGTGDFSGKKLARGDQFIIRKTAQKTKKTISAPDDQKLEKIFTVSCTYKDSIAEDEDVEQDCERFFQSVDFIDK